In Chanodichthys erythropterus isolate Z2021 chromosome 9, ASM2448905v1, whole genome shotgun sequence, a genomic segment contains:
- the cabp1a gene encoding calcium-binding protein 1a isoform X2, which produces MSTLAGLDASLVKGFLVMKPSSDELYFMDGLDFINRELRPEEIDELREAFKEFDKDKDGFIGCKDLGNCMRTMGYMPTEMELIELSQQINMNLGGHVDFEDFVGLMGPKLLAETADMIGIKELRNAFKEFDTNGDGEISTGELREAMRKLLGQQVGHRDLEDILRDIDLNGDGRVDFEEFVRMVSR; this is translated from the exons ATGTCTACTCTGGCTGGTTTGGATGCATCACTGGTTAAAGGTTTTCTAGTAATGAAGCCATCTTCAGATGAACTTTATTTCATGGATGGCCTGGATTTTATT AATCGAGAGTTGAGACCAGAGGAGATTGATG AGTTGCGTGAAGCGTTTAAGGAGTTTGATAAAGATAAAGATGGCTTTATCGGCTGTAAAGACCTGGGGAACTGCATGAGAACTATGGGCTACATGCCCACCGAGATGGAACTAATTGAACTGAGCCAACAAATCAACATGAACT TAGGTGGCCATGTGGATTTCGAGGACTTTGTAGGGTTGATGGGACCTAAACTCCTTGCAGAGACGGCAGACATGATCGGCATAAAAGAGCTCAGAAACGCCTTTAAAGAA TTTGACACAAATGGAGATGGTGAAATCAGCACAGGAGAGCTAAGGGAAGCTATGAGGAAGCTGCTGGGACAACAG GTCGGCCATCGAGACCTAGAGGACATACTGAGAGACATTGACTTGAATGGAGACGGCCGAGTCGACTTTGAAG AGTTTGTACGAATGGTGTCCCGCTGA